A portion of the Flavobacterium limnophilum genome contains these proteins:
- a CDS encoding T9SS type A sorting domain-containing protein, with amino-acid sequence MKKKLLYLTSILLFSASINAQTTWDFSTAATTIGTVSTNNSATIYLDPTVDAAAVKYGPTYNTGTPATIVTTGFPGLEFGYKNSTSTKYTINFLNEGYFQANGKDVILTITGCTAGENIAVKYSAKSITPVIAQEFAVPSTVSASIVTAFPTNCTVNTATSTAISSIGTEDIQVVNLTVTADGNVNLLAGSPGFRILKIVRGGTIVLGVNDSFQKESDVVVYANDGKINLSNIKSSTKVEVYNVLGALVQSAQADADTTLVINSGVYIVKAQSADGQKTVKVIVQ; translated from the coding sequence ATGAAAAAAAAATTACTTTATTTAACTTCTATTCTGCTGTTTTCAGCATCTATTAATGCTCAAACAACTTGGGATTTTTCCACTGCAGCTACAACTATAGGGACTGTATCTACAAACAATTCTGCAACAATTTATTTGGATCCAACTGTTGACGCTGCAGCTGTAAAATATGGCCCTACTTATAATACAGGAACACCAGCAACTATAGTTACTACAGGTTTTCCTGGTCTAGAATTTGGATACAAAAATTCGACTTCTACTAAATATACTATTAATTTTTTAAATGAAGGTTATTTTCAAGCAAATGGAAAAGATGTTATTCTTACTATTACAGGTTGTACAGCAGGAGAAAACATAGCTGTTAAATATTCTGCAAAGAGTATTACACCTGTTATTGCTCAAGAGTTTGCAGTTCCATCAACAGTATCAGCAAGTATTGTTACGGCATTTCCAACAAATTGTACCGTTAATACAGCAACATCAACAGCTATTTCTTCAATAGGGACAGAAGATATTCAAGTGGTAAATCTTACAGTAACTGCTGACGGAAATGTTAACCTTTTAGCTGGTAGTCCTGGATTTCGCATTCTTAAAATTGTAAGAGGTGGTACTATTGTTTTAGGAGTTAATGACAGCTTCCAAAAAGAATCTGACGTAGTGGTTTATGCCAATGACGGTAAAATCAATTTGTCAAACATAAAATCAAGCACAAAAGTAGAGGTTTACAACGTACTTGGAGCATTGGTTCAATCAGCTCAAGCAGATGCAGATACTACTTTAGTAATCAACAGTGGTGTTTACATCGTAAAAGCACAATCAGCTGATGGTCAAAAAACCGTAAAAGTGATCGTTCAATAA